The Lonchura striata isolate bLonStr1 chromosome Z, bLonStr1.mat, whole genome shotgun sequence genome window below encodes:
- the LOC144248213 gene encoding interferon-like, translating into MAVPTATQPRLLHAAPPLLLLLAALATSLACQRLWTHDDTFPGDALRLLQDMPPSHTQPCRLQEPPFFPDTLLHPNLGPHQAAATALRILQRLFHTLSSNSTRQHWPSHARNLLLNKLQHHIHHLNQCLPNDPLLFKGPSDPRLTINKYFGKIHAFLQAHSHSACAWDHVRLEARVCLQHVDKLIRRMKHQAALDPTKPTENKHPSPASTSSHGLSGDSRSPGWDHLVPVTRLPTDELMGKGL; encoded by the coding sequence AtggctgtgcccacagccacGCAGCCACGGCTGCTGCACGCCGCACCgccgctcctgctcctcctcgccGCTCTGGCCACCAGCCTCGCCTGCCAACGCCTCTGGACACACGACGACACCTTCCCCGGCGACGCACTCCGCCTCCTCCAGGACATGCCTCccagccacacacagccctgccgcCTCCAAGAGCCGCCCTTCTTCCCCGACACCCTCCTCCACCCCAACCTCGGCCCGCACCAagccgccgccaccgccctGCGCATCCTCCAGCGCCTCTTCCACACCCTCAGCTCCAACAGCACCCGCCAGCACTGGCCCAGCCACGCTCGCAACCTCCTCCTCAACAAACTGCAGCACCACATCCACCACCTCAATCAATGCCTCCCCAACGACCCCCTGCTCTTCAAAGGACCAAGCGACCCGCGGCTCACCATCAACAAGTACTTCGGGAAAATCCACGCCTTTCTCCAGGCACACAGCCACAGCGCCTGCGCCTGGGACCACGTCCGCCTCGAAGCTCGTGTCTGCTTACAACACGTGGACAAACTCATACGGCGCATGAAGCACCAAGCTGCTCTGGACCCCACTAAACCCACAGAGAACAAACACCCATCGCCAGCCAGCACCAGTAGCCATGGATTGAGTGgtgacagcaggagcccaggctgggatcaCTTGGTACCAGTCACACGTCTTCCAACCGATGAGCTGATGGGGAAAGGCCTATGA
- the LOC144248215 gene encoding interferon-like, giving the protein MISMSFPKHPGQADRPVAPWIPLLTLPEDKRNTGHTPGSWGLLCQPGLIVNYGQWLEVSCNVRNEDLVGSVFSEAAEGTKSLSDKNRSGESDEGKAAAVQSRQRPSHSHQQHHRASPGSSCPAPPDSTRRPSVAVPTATQPHSHGCRTPHLLLLLACQRLWTHDDTFPGDALRLLQDMPPSHTQPCRLQEPPFFPDTLLHPNLGPHQAAATALRILQRLFHTLSSNSTRQHWPSHARNLLLNKLQHHIHHLEQRLPDNALLSKGPRSPRLAINKYFRDTHPSLHTHSHSAWDHLRLEARASLRHLHNLTRARRR; this is encoded by the exons ATGATCTCCATGAGCTTCCCCAAGCACccaggtcaggctgacaggcccgTAGCTCCCTGGATTCCACTTCTGACCCTTCCTGAAGATAAGCGTAACACTGGCCACACTCCGGGTTCCTGGGGCCTCCTTTGTCAGCCAGGACTGATTGTAAATTACGGGCAGTGGCTTG AAGTATCCTGCAATGTCAGGAATGAGGACCTCGTTGGTTCTGTCTtttctgaggcagctgaaggaactAAATCACTCTCAGACAAAAACAGGAGCGGTG AAAGCGATGAAGGGAAAGCTGCCGCCGTACAAAGCCGGCAGCgccccagccacagccaccagcagcaccaccgAGCCTCAccgggctcctcctgcccagcaccaccCGACAGCACCCGCAGACCCAGCgtggctgtgcccacagccacacagccacacagccaCGGCTGCCGCACGCCGcacctactcctcctcctcgcctgCCAACGCCTCTGGACACACGACGACACCTTCCCCGGCGACGCACTCCGCCTCCTCCAGGACATGCCTCccagccacacacagccctgccgcCTCCAAGAGCCGCCCTTCTTCCCCGACACCCTCCTCCACCCCAACCTCGGCCCGCACCAagccgccgccaccgccctGCGCATCCTCCAGCGCCTCTTCCACACCCTCAGCTCCAACAGCACCCGCCAGCACTGGCCCAGCCACGCTCGCAACCTCCTCCTCAACAAACTGCAGCACCACATCCACCACCTGGAGCAACGCCTCCCCGACAACGCCCTGCTCTCCAAAGGACCACGCAGCCCGCGGCTCGCCATCAACAAGTACTTCAGGGACACCCACCCCTCCCTCCACACCCACAGCCACAGCGCCTGGGACCACCTCCGCCTCGAAGCTCGTGCCTCTTTACGGCACCTCCACAACCTCACACGTGCCAGGCGCCGCTAG
- the LOC144248288 gene encoding interferon-like produces MAVPTATQPRLLHAAPPLLLLLAALATSLACQRLWTHDDTFPGDALRLLQDMPPSHTQPCRLQEPPFFPDTLLHPNLGPHQAAATALRILQRLFHTLSSNSNRQHWPSHARNLLLNKLQHHIHHLNQCLPNDPLLFKGPSDPRLTINKYFGKIHAFLQAHSHSACAWDHVRLEARVCLQHVDKLIRRMKHQAALDPTKPTENKHPSPASTSSHGLSGDSRSPGWDHLVPVTRLPTDELMGKGL; encoded by the coding sequence AtggctgtgcccacagccacGCAGCCACGGCTGCTGCACGCCGCACCgccgctcctgctcctcctcgccGCTCTGGCCACCAGCCTCGCCTGCCAACGCCTCTGGACACACGACGACACCTTCCCCGGCGACGCACTCCGCCTCCTCCAGGACATGCCTCccagccacacacagccctgccgcCTCCAAGAGCCGCCCTTCTTCCCCGACACCCTCCTCCACCCCAACCTCGGCCCGCACCAagccgccgccaccgccctGCGCATCCTCCAGCGCCTCTTCCACACCCTCAGCTCCAACAGCAACCGCCAGCACTGGCCCAGCCACGCTCGCAACCTCCTCCTCAACAAACTGCAGCACCACATCCACCACCTCAATCAATGCCTCCCCAACGACCCCCTGCTCTTCAAAGGACCAAGCGACCCGCGGCTCACCATCAACAAGTACTTCGGGAAAATCCACGCCTTTCTCCAGGCACACAGCCACAGCGCCTGCGCCTGGGACCACGTCCGCCTCGAAGCTCGTGTCTGCTTACAACACGTGGACAAACTCATACGGCGCATGAAGCACCAAGCTGCTCTGGACCCCACTAAACCCACAGAGAACAAACACCCATCGCCAGCCAGCACCAGTAGCCATGGATTGAGTGgtgacagcaggagcccaggctgggatcaCTTGGTACCAGTCACACGTCTTCCAACCGATGAGCTGATGGGGAAAGGCCTATGA
- the LOC144248216 gene encoding interferon-like: MKGKLPPYKAGSAPATATSSTTEPHRAPPAQHHPTAPADPAWLCPQPHSHGCRTPLLLLLLACQRLWTHDDTFPGDALRLLQDMPPSHTQPCRLQEPPFFPDTLLHPNLGPHQAAATALRILQRLFHTLSSNSTRQHWPSHARNLLLNKLQHHIHHLEQRLPDNALLSKGPRSPRLAINKYFRDTHPSLHTHSHSAWDHLRLEARASLRHLHNLTRARRR; encoded by the coding sequence ATGAAGGGAAAGCTGCCGCCGTACAAAGCCGGCAGCgccccagccacagccaccagcagcaccaccgAGCCTCAccgggctcctcctgcccagcaccaccCGACAGCACCCGCAGACCCAGCgtggctgtgcccacagccacacagccacGGCTGCCGCACGCcgctcctactcctcctcctcgcctgCCAACGCCTCTGGACACACGACGACACCTTCCCCGGCGACGCACTCCGCCTCCTCCAGGACATGCCTCccagccacacacagccctgccgcCTCCAAGAGCCGCCCTTCTTCCCCGACACCCTCCTCCACCCCAACCTCGGCCCGCACCAagccgccgccaccgccctGCGCATCCTCCAGCGCCTCTTCCACACCCTCAGCTCCAACAGCACCCGCCAGCACTGGCCCAGCCACGCTCGCAACCTCCTCCTCAACAAACTGCAGCACCACATCCACCACCTGGAGCAACGCCTCCCCGACAACGCCCTGCTCTCCAAAGGACCACGCAGCCCGCGGCTCGCCATCAACAAGTACTTCAGGGACACCCACCCCTCCCTCCACACCCACAGCCACAGCGCCTGGGACCACCTCCGCCTCGAAGCTCGTGCCTCTTTACGGCACCTCCACAACCTCACACGTGCCAGGCGCCGCTAG
- the LOC144248218 gene encoding uncharacterized protein LOC144248218 — protein MISMSFPKHPGQADRPVAPWIPLLTLPEDKRNTGHTPGSWGLLCQPGLIVNYGQWLEVSCNVRNEDLVGSVFSEAAEGTKSLSDKNRSGDHHSHQHRLESTAGNSQQSESDEGKAAAVQSRQRPSHSHQQHHRASPGSSCPAPPDSTRRPSVAVPTATQPHSHGCRTPHLLLLLACQRLWTHDDTFPGDALRLLQDMPPSHTQPCRLQEPPFFPDTLLHPNLGPHQAAATALRILQRLFHTLSSNSTCQHWPSHARNLLLNKLQHHIHHLNQCLPNDPLLFKGPSDPRLTINKYFGKIHAFLQAHSHSACAWDHVRLEARVCLQHVDKLIRRMKHQAALDPTKPTENKHPSPASTSSHGLSGDSRSPGWDHLVPVTRLPTDELMGKGL, from the exons ATGATCTCCATGAGCTTCCCCAAGCACccaggtcaggctgacaggcccgTAGCTCCCTGGATTCCACTTCTGACCCTTCCTGAAGATAAGCGTAACACTGGCCACACTCCGGGTTCCTGGGGCCTCCTTTGTCAGCCAGGACTGATTGTAAATTACGGGCAGTGGCTTG AAGTATCCTGCAATGTCAGGAATGAGGACCTCGTTGGTTCTGTCTtttctgaggcagctgaaggaactAAATCACTCTCAGACAAAAACAGGAGCGGTG accaccacagccaccagcacagaCTGGAAAGCACGGCCGGAAACTCCCAGCAATCAGAAAGCGATGAAGGGAAAGCTGCCGCCGTACAAAGCCGGCAGCgccccagccacagccaccagcagcaccaccgAGCCTCAccgggctcctcctgcccagcaccaccCGACAGCACCCGCAGACCCAGCgtggctgtgcccacagccacacagccacacagccaCGGCTGCCGCACGCCGcacctactcctcctcctcgcctgCCAACGCCTCTGGACACACGACGACACCTTCCCCGGCGATGCACTCCGCCTCCTCCAGGACATGCCTCccagccacacacagccctgccgcCTCCAAGAGCCGCCCTTCTTCCCCGACACCCTCCTCCACCCCAACCTCGGCCCGCACCAagccgccgccaccgccctGCGCATCCTCCAGCGCCTCTTCCACACCCTCAGCTCCAACAGCACCTGCCAGCACTGGCCCAGCCACGCTCGCAACCTCCTCCTCAACAAACTGCAGCACCACATCCACCACCTCAATCAATGCCTCCCCAACGACCCCCTGCTCTTCAAAGGACCAAGCGACCCGCGGCTCACCATCAACAAGTACTTCGGGAAAATCCACGCCTTTCTCCAGGCACACAGCCACAGCGCCTGCGCCTGGGACCACGTCCGCCTCGAAGCTCGTGTCTGCTTACAACACGTGGACAAACTCATACGGCGCATGAAGCACCAAGCTGCTCTGGACCCCACTAAACCCACAGAGAACAAACACCCATCGCCAGCCAGCACCAGTAGCCATGGATTGAGTGgtgacagcaggagcccaggctgggatcaCTTGGTACCAGTCACACGTCTTCCAACCGATGAGCTGATGGGGAAAGGCCTATGA
- the LOC144248219 gene encoding interferon-like yields MTDTLPQHTAATTILNHGHPNKTLPKTTTATSTDWKARLETPAPPDSTRRPSVAVPTATQPRLPHAAPPLLLLLAALATSLACQRLWTHDDTFPGDALRLLQDMPPSHTQPCRLQEPPFFPDTLLHPNLGPHQAAATALRILQRLFHTLSSNSTRQHWPSHARNLLLNKLDHHIHHLNQCLPNDPLLFIGQSDPRLTINKYFGKIHAFLQAHSHSACAWDHVRLEARVCLQHVDKLIRRMKHQAALDPTKPTENKHPSPASTSSHGLSGDSRSPGWDHLVPVTRLPTDELMGKGL; encoded by the exons ATGACTGACACTCTGCCCCAGCACACCGCTGCCACCACAATCCTCAACCACGGCCACCCCAACAAAACACTGCCCAAGaccaccacagccaccagcacagaCTGGAAAGCACGGCTGGAAACTCCCG caccaccCGACAGCACCCGCAGACCCAGCgtggctgtgcccacagccacacagccacGGCTGCCGCACGCCGCACCgccgctcctgctcctcctcgccGCTCTGGCCACCAGCCTCGCCTGCCAACGCCTCTGGACACACGACGACACCTTCCCCGGCGACGCACTCCGCCTCCTCCAGGACATGCCTCccagccacacacagccctgccgcCTCCAAGAGCCGCCCTTCTTCCCCGACACCCTCCTCCACCCCAACCTCGGCCCGCACCAagccgccgccaccgccctGCGCATCCTCCAGCGCCTCTTCCACACCCTCAGCTCCAACAGCACCCGCCAGCACTGGCCCAGCCACGCTCGCAACCTCCTCCTCAACAAACTGGATCACCACATCCACCACCTCAATCAATGCCTCCCCAACGACCCCCTGCTCTTCATAGGACAAAGCGACCCGCGGCTCACCATCAACAAGTACTTCGGGAAAATCCACGCCTTTCTCCAGGCACACAGCCACAGCGCCTGCGCCTGGGACCACGTCCGCCTCGAAGCTCGTGTCTGCTTACAACACGTGGACAAACTCATACGGCGCATGAAGCACCAAGCTGCTCTGGACCCCACTAAACCCACAGAGAACAAACACCCATCGCCAGCCAGCACCAGTAGCCATGGATTGAGTGgtgacagcaggagcccaggctgggatcaCTTGGTACCAGTCACACGTCTTCCAACCGATGAGCTGATGGGGAAAGGCCTATGA